One Cucumis melo cultivar AY chromosome 8, USDA_Cmelo_AY_1.0, whole genome shotgun sequence genomic window, GCTTGGAATACTTCTaaacccccctcccccccctccccctaatttttttttttttttttaatttacttttacTTCTTTAATCACTTCCTCTAATCCCCTACtaattaatcatatttaaatttctTTACGTTTTCACATTCTCACTCCTCACCCTTCCACCTTTcccaactattttttttattaacttcacccaaccaaaccaaaccaaccattacataataatataatttatttctaaatataacaaaataaattaaaatatttctaAGACATTCGATTCCTTTCCTTTGTAATAGGAccttaaatatttaatttcatGTTTAATAAGCTatgtatttaaatattttaaatgaaaatcaATAGTAAGTTTTacataaaaagagaaaagaaaattgtccaaaataaatcatttaataaaatatttacattttgtagaaaaattaataaattttatcgaaaaagctcattaaaaaaaaaaaaagtactatattttttaatttgaagttttttttttttgtaaaaaatgtTATAATAGGTGAGTGAATAATTCTATAAtcatatattaaaaagaattcAGACTAAATACTTAGGgtaacataaaaaatattaaaatggaaaaaaaaattcagaaaAAGAAATACTCAAAAAAGAGAGGCAATTAAATACAAGGAGAGATTGCCTTTGATTTGCTCCAAAAATGGGGACCGATGGATAgcctactttttttttattattattatcatgtCATTGGAGTTGCCCAAGGCCTCTTAGGGCCCTTGTTTCTTTGGACTTTGGGTGCTACGGCTTTTTGTTAAGAGCGACAACTTAGGTCTCCATTCCCTTTTATATTCAAATACCCCTATTACTTTATAACTTCTTAAATTCTACCACATACATATATGCATAATTAtccaaagtttattttgtaattaCAATCCCAAAAACTATGAATTTTATTCTTAACCCAAGATTATAGTTTAAATTGAACCAAACTCGTCTGACAACAACATTGATGAGACAATCTACAACTTTAGGCtaagtaaaattttatataatgATGGAGAAGAAACTCGGTGAAAGTGACCAActacaataataaataaataaataaatagatattattaatttaaaaaatgaaaaagggtATTGTAATAGTAGTGGTGCTATTTGGCAGATTACCACATCTCCAACAACACCCAAGTAGGGTACAAACCATAATACCTGCCTTCCCAATGTGTGGGGGTCCCCTCTTCCCACTcccatattttaaatatttatatatatatatatatatataacttagtAGCAATTGCAATGTTAGTTcttacaattttaaattttataatttcatCCTTATAAATTAGTGAGGGATTGAACCAATGAATGTGATAAGAGAAAATTAGTAGCTAGGTAAGCTAacacattttatatatatatatatatatatataattgaaagaATAGGGTATGATATAATTAATGTGTATATGGATCTGATTAATTATAAAAAGATTAATTTAGCATATGATGGTGAAGTTGGAAGATGGGGAAACATGGGTTGGATGTGTCGGGATAAACATGACACCCATTAGTTTGAAACcctctttttcttaattaatcacttctaattaaattatattgaTCATAAAAAcagttaaataaaataaaactaattaatAAGCAGACAAAAGGAATCACATCTCCCACGCTCATGCCCTTccctttttctaattttctctTGCCCCTCTgtatttcataattatttaattgaacaattatatactttttttttttatatatatatatatatatataagaagcCTAGATTAAGCAAAGGCAttcattattaattataatcttaatctctctcttctcttttcACATAGTGTCGTAATGCTATTGTAGACTTCATCCTTATCCAAATCTTAATGTAATGTGGGCAAATTCCAAGAAGGGGAgagcttttcttttcttttttttctttttttttttttaggcttaattaattactttgtttattttctccaaccctaaaattaaaaataaaggtgaaaaagggaaggaaaaagaaaaggtgatGGTGTTAAATTAAAGGTAAAAATAAGGGGGGTagcaaaaagaaagaagatgaaaaaaaaaaaaaaggaggggGTTGTTTGGCAAATCCACGTTTGATATGATTGCCATAAGAAGGTAAAAGTGGGAAAGAGTTATCCTCAAATCAAAACACCTCCCTAGTTATTGATTTGGGAAGAGGTGAACTACAAatatcccccccccccccccaacgACTTTTACAAAAGAGAAAACAATAGCTACTATTATCACACACCTTCatatttctttttacttttttgtttAGTATTTGATCCATACTCCTCTAAGAAAATATTAGTTTATAACAAAAAAACCCACTCGGTCTACATTTTGAGATGTATTTAGTTCAAAAATAATTGTTCAAATGAGGTAGAGTGATATATTGTAGATTCACTTTCTGAAAATTGTAGAGATTAATTTCAATATCACAAACCGCTGAGATTCGAAGTTTGACGGGATTCTTCCGACCCTACTACTAATTTAGAGTGAGCTTTTGATCCCTTCTAGCCGATACCGAGTCAGAGAAAGGAAGGCAAGATAAGTTGTCGACGTCCAAGGCGAGACAACGGTACTTTGCGAAGGGGAGGAGTAAAATcaatgaaagaaaaaactaCCCGTCGGAGGACAGAAGTTTGAGTTCCAtatcttttctaataaaaaatGTTCGACCGCTAAGTGCGAATATGGTCGGATTCAAGTATGGACAGAAGTTTTGGAATGAATGAGTCTGAAGGACCCGTAAGAATATAATGTCTAGATTCGAaaatttttgtataaaataGAGATCCTCGTGTAacaaaaagattttttttttttttttttgtgtgcaTGCAATTGAAAGAATTGCACACACAACTTAAAGATGAATATAGCATATGATAGCACTCAAGTATTACTCTTATTTTATTTGATGAATATGATTCGATCTTTCATTTATGGTTTGCCAAGTCAGCATGTAAGTAGGAATTAGTAATTTTGTATTGGGTTTGAAATAGTTGAATGAATGAATGTCCACATGTCATTCATTCAATCTGGTCCAAATCCCCATTGGAAAAGAGTTTCCACCTGTCACAAAACAGCCTGTAAAATTCAGCATAGAAGAAAAGAGGGCTTAATTGGACAAAGGAACTAAAAACACTAAAACAGCTTTCccctttctcttttctctctttaaCTTTTGAAAGCAGTTGTGTTGAAACCGACATCCAAAATAACTCCAAATCAGTACCTATACATATATACAACATAACAACACCATCAtcattttccctttttttacttcttttaatttcttcttttattttatgCAATGGTCTACATACATTTCACTGAATTTTACCAAAACCCTCCTTTtccataaaataaataaaataaaacaaacaaatattaaataaaagtaGGATACATTTTTACGCATCACCAAAATTAGGCAAAATGCCCCCCTCCTTCAAAGTGATTCCCTTAGGGATAAAACTTGCACAAAATAAGTAACCCCCCACGACAGATCTTTACTAAAGGACCCCATACTAAAACAATATAGCAATATTTCGATCGTTTTtcatgttttgaaatttttgaataATTGGATAAAGAcaaatataattgaaaattcATTCGATATATTTCTAACGAAACAGATATCTATATAGGATTTGATTCTAAtatgttaattaattagaaaGAGGTTTAATTAATGAGTAAAACAAAAGAGATAATTTAATAGAGGTGGACTGAGAAAGAATTAAATGAAAGAGTTGGGTtatgttagaaaaaagaaaagggattgcGGCTGTGGAAAGTGTGTGGATAAAGTTGTAGAAGAGAGAGTGAAGAGAGACATGATTTGTGGTCCAATGTAGTACAATTTTTGGGGGTGATGACACGCGTAAAAGTCCTTCTTAAGTGCAACCCATGtgcaattttttctattttatccatctatatttttatttttaataatccCTAATAAATAAATTGCAATTACAtcatcaaattttcaaaattaaattacaagcCTTTCTACTCTAATTTAACCAACTTTAAATTAtgaataaaattataaataattaggCCTTCAAACAAAACTTGCAAATAGtcattaaaaacaaaagttcCAAATAATAAAAAACGGAACCCAAcccttttatttaatttttatacaaaaaaattgGTGGGTTTGGAGGTGATAGAAGAAACGACCCCGCTTTGTCGCTGTCTATGTCTGTATGTGGGTTTTGAATCAAATAATAaacccttttttttcttatccAATGGCATGTCGCTGTTACCATCTTTGACTTCCTGCCCTTTTCTTCTCCCTTCTTTTCCCTGTTTCTTcaactaaaccctaaattttcttctctttctttttggtGTGGGGGTCGCTCTTCTCTAACTTGCATTGTGCTTATATCTGCTTTCTTTGGACCTACCAGCTACCTTAAccatatataatattaatattaaaattccAAGGTTAAATCCCCACTTGTCGTATTCAATATTCTACTCCAATTTGGGTTCATttaagtagttttttttttttttttttttttgtacaaattaaaattatgtGTTATTTGGAACATCTAATTTTGAGATTTAGATGACCAGTTGGTTTGTAGTACTTTGAAATTTTAGAAGGTTTGTATATTACTTGAAGTGGTTAATAAAGTTTTGTCTTACAGTTAAGTTAAATTGTCATGTAAACATATATTTATACATCATTTAGAGTTTTGTTATTTTcagaattattttaaatatcctccgaccattttttattattctaaaattagatttaaaatgcatatgaaagattaattaagattaattttaaggtaataaatACATATTTGAGAATGGTTTTGAATCTAAGAAATGCGATTTAAACAACCTTAGAATCGGTCTTAAACGTGCATCTATACACTAGGGTTTAATCATGTGACTTTTGACATCTACGTCGATTTTTAAAGTTGATATCGATAATTTCCATCTTTAAGTAGAAATCGTTAATAAATGTAAATGAATAACAACAATCAAAATTTACCACAACCAATCATCAAATATACAAATTTGAAATTCTCAATGGAAATTCAACGGTATAAAAAGAgaatagacaaaaaaaaaaaaaaaaaaaaaagagagtttGGTCATTTATAAACTATCATATCATCATATAAAAGTAAAATGGAATGTTTTAGCTTTATTtctgtttattaatatatatatgaagaagTGTGTGAGATGATGGATGATGTGAGAGTGTTTCTTTTTGGATTGTGTCACGCCCCAACCtctattcttttatatatatgtacacCGATGGGTGTGACTTTGATTACAGATCCATAAAATacataaaaggaaagaaaaaacaacacCAAATTCAATCAATCTCTCACTCACTTTAATTGTTTTCATACTTTCTACACATTCAATTTTTCAAACTTCATAGCAGCTTTTTTTTAGTTATATGTCAAAAACAACTCTTTCTCAAGTTTGGCATGCATCTATATATTACTCGGTTTTGACACCATCATATCATATATATCTAATTTTATGGAAATTCAATCTTAAGAAAGACTCAACCGATGAGTAAGTAATTTTGGCACAATAGGTAAAATATATCATTATTAGAAACAAAATCGAAAACGTTAAACATTAAAAATCAaccataatatatataatttatctATCTAATATAGTAAGCAATATGAGTTTTCTTGGATGGTTTGTTGAGCGTAGAAATTTTTGAACATGATCTAGATACTTagatttaatatataaatataaagtaAACTTAATTCATAATTTGACAAACTTTTACCTACAATACAAACCGAACTTTATGAGGTAGGCAATAGATGATTTATATTATATTGAGTAGAAGAAGAATGGATTAAGAAAATATCTATGATCCCGACAATATTATCACGAGAGTCAAGGAAAGAGAGAATTAGAGGcaatgagaaagaaaaaggaaagaaagaaaagaaagaaagaaaaggaatatAATTTGGATTTAGGAGAGggaaaggggggggggggggggggggggatggGTGGTGATTCAACAGCCACAAGCTTCCCATTTCATCGAGTCATTTCATATTCCCCTACGCCAACCTCCCTCTATACTTTAGCCCCTAATGTTTGAAAATGACCctcaacccccccccccccccccccccccccccccccaacacACAGCCACGACTttaccaatatatatatatagtctcCCAACACAACAAGGTTTacaaataattcaattttctttatcacttttgaaaattaatttattataaatttcatAACATCGTATTCCTCCtgcatgtattttctttaaatgttGTAATACCAAGACAAACATTTACTTAAGCCACACCAATAATATAAATATCATATTAATTACCCCACCGAGAGATTTAATTTGTTCGATTTTAGTTAATATAATTTTGGTTAAATTTTAGTTTctacaattttatttatttattaatttttaataagttcCATGCAATAAGAAAATACACCATATAATATCGCTTTCAAAGTTTAAAGTATACCGTATAAACCAATAAATTTCGATAGATTTGATCAAATAAGTTTTAAGAATTAATTAAGTTTATACCATAGCTcaaatttattggttttgtaaaaaCGAGTATGCAATTGATATTTTTCGATAACTTTGCTATATTAGAAAGTATGTatttgtaaaatacaaaaaaatggtataaattattctaaatatcatattttaaaaattatcatccacaaagataaaattaagaagaaaacaaatttaagatttagattcattgaaaaataagaagaagaaaaaatctgGGGGAGAAAAAGGAATAATATGACCTATATCATTAAGAAACCCTAAACCAAAACTGGGGAAAAAAAAGTCAATTAATCACACAAGATTTATGGATAAATTGCGTGCGTTTTCCACATCCAATATAATTAATCATGTCATAATTTGTTTACAATTACACCTCGAGCCAATAcaatatacacatatatatatatagaaaaaaaaaagaatataattaATGGGACATGACAAGAAAAGTGGGTtgcatttttcaaattttcatgtttagacaaaaaaacaaaaaagaaaaaccgtACCACATTTCTTTATTGTCTTCTAGGTGCTACTTTTCTAATTTcctttttatattattattattatttttgggaTCCCCAGTCTATAACCCAATCCCCTCAcccctttcctttctttctttctttctttctttctttctttctttctttatttttacatttataagcaaataaaattaaaaaatcttTTTCCTATTTCTCTTTTTTGGGAAAGCCTATCTCGGCTACGTCATCATATATATCAACATATAAaaacatcttcttcttcttcttcttttcttcgtATATATGTAGTACTCTTCTTAAAAATTAATCTTTTTCTACAAAAATACACTTCTTATTTACCTACTTCTCTATTTCTACTATGTCTCATCTAATCTGTATTTTAGAATCCAATCATtggttgtttcttttttaactttacAATTTTTCTCACccctcttttcttttatttttgtctTTTGTTGTATTTTCGTATTCCACTAGTTACTAACGTTAAAGTTTCTTTGAGTTttgtacttttatttatttagtataTAGTCGATAAAGTACTACCTTAGTCAAATGTTTGGGATTTTTATTCAGGAAATGGTTAGATATAAATCATTCTCATTTGCACTTGTCTATTCAAACTAGTTAAATCATTTTTCTAgacttggtttttttttaatgaaagcTAATTGAATAGTCTACTTCAAATATGtgttactattattatttaagaaaaaaatcttATAAACATGTTTGAATATATCataatgaatcaaaatatagtaaaattttaaattttatcaacaGTTCTGTTATTTACGATATATTTTTAAGATTTCAAAAAATTTCTTCTCGTGCAATGCATTTagatgttttctttttcctctgatctttcttcttttgttttaattattattgttgtcTCTTGcttaattattgttattttatccTACATACATGCACCTATAATTATAATTCAGATAATTAATTTAACTGTGTGAATGACACTTTTCACTTGCATATAGATGTTAATGAGTTAAGTAATTTTTAAATCAATTCGTAAGCTTAATTTATAGATAGACTTAAAAAATATGTAATTTATGTGTTGAAAAATTCAATAGATTCATAAGCTTTGATTCCAAACATTTCCAATATTGTGTAATAATATTAAGTAATCTTAATCATGCTGAACAAGTAAAAAACCTAACCCATTAAACACAAAATCAAGTGTTCTCAAGAatatgttttatatatatatatatatataaaaggagagTTGTAAAGAGTTAGTAGGAATAATTTTAAACTGAGAAATCCACGTTTGACACATTATATTGATTaacttaaaaattttgaagataCTAAACTTATAATTATTGATTAATTTTAATGAAATTCAACATTTCGGCCGGATTCGGATAGTAGGTAAGCCAAATAACTCATTCTTCCTAGGAAGGAGGCAGCAAGTTGcactattaaaaaaaaaaaaaaaatgtaacatattaaaattttaatgttCAAAAGTGGATTGGGGTTCttaattaatattcaatttgtCATAAACTAGCCATTTAAGATTCACAGTGTCAAGATTATCAACTTTGCCAGTCAAACAACCACAACATGGTTTAAACTATCCATTCAACTTTAAAATAAACAGTTAACTTACTTATGAGGctattttacaaaaataacatttcaatttataaaaaaataacatttcatttttaaacaacCCCTATtgatgaaatatatatatatcgaacCTTTCATTTTTATTGGTGGTTAATTATCACTTAAAAAAAGTAGTGTGTTGgtaaaaaagtaaatgaaatttatatacaAGAATGGATTAAAGAAAAACCATCTCCACCCAATTATTTTATGTAAAAAAGAATCCATCCCTAATGTAAACATAGGTGTTATGAGAGTGAATCACGTGTCTTGATGTGTCTCActtctttaatatttaatatatatgtgtgtgtgtgtgtgtgtgtgttttttttttttttggaagtaaaataaaatttattactcAATACTCCAAAAAGGGATTCCATTTCCAActcaaaaattaattaattagttaattaattaattaattatgaagaGAAACCCACACCCATGACAAAGATAAAAGCGGGCACAAATGTGATTACACAAAAAATAGGAGGCACTTCTGGTAAAATGGTAAAATAAATTCTCCCCATATTCCAAAATTCCtcaatatattttcattttattccCCTCTATAAATAAGTTGCAAAGCAATTCCCGTGTAAGCCATCCCCCCAAACTTCTCTCAAACATATCCACataccaaaaacaaaaacaaaaaaaactaaaaagatcCACCGCCGGTGACAATGGCCGCCGCGAATCTTCGACCGGACGCCGAAAACTCATTACTCTCTTCCCATCTCTACAACCCCGAAGTTTACACCCAAGTGTTACCCCAACAAGgtagtaattaattaagtttcttacaaaatttcatcttttaaattttttttttttttgtttatttgtttttaattttcaaatttatgtttTTAGGTACGGGAGAGGGAAATAAGCCGACGAAGCGGCGGAGGAGGAGGAGCAAAGCGAAGGAGGGAGGCGGGGGGGGCGGGGTCgttgaagaagaggaagctGAGTTCAGAGCAAGTGAAGCTTTTGGAGATGAATTTTGGGAATGAACATAAATTGGAATCGGAGAGGAAAGATCGGTTGGCTTCTGAATTGGGACTTGATCCACGGCAGGTGGCGGTTTGGTTTCAGAACCGCCGTGCACGGTGGAAGAATAAGAAGCTGGAAGAGGAATATTCCACTCTTAAAAAAGCTCATGATTCTGTTCTTCTACAAAAATCCCATCTTGAATCTGAGGTCAGTTttattacaatttatttttctttcttttttggtaTATTTTTCTCTCCAAAA contains:
- the LOC103485348 gene encoding homeobox-leucine zipper protein ATHB-40; this encodes PPRIFDRTPKTHYSLPISTTPKFTPKCYPNKVREREISRRSGGGGGAKRRREAGGAGSLKKRKLSSEQVKLLEMNFGNEHKLESERKDRLASELGLDPRQVAVWFQNRRARWKNKKLEEEYSTLKKAHDSVLLQKSHLESELVKVKEQLKEAKNEIRKMVEGSEVRNNSSNSPSSSVTMEAVEEAAVVPLGELFFEEYEDVFYCMQDNNYNQGLDWALNLNFM